The Kaistella daneshvariae genomic sequence CTAAATATAAACTGTTTAAATTTAACTGGACAAAAACGAGCATCAGAAAGGCGCAGCTGGTAACATGGTATTTCTACGAGCGGGTTTGAAGTTTTCAATTGAAATTTGTGTTATATTTTTAGTATATTTCCATTATAAAATTTTGTGTTTGTTGCCCGCCCGCAGAAATACCCAACCGTTATGTGCAACCGTATGAAAACAATTCCAATAACAATTTTATTTGCATTTATCACAATTCTGTTAGGTTGTTCCAAGGAAAGTAAAACCATTAAAGAAGACGATGAAAAAATCCTAATTAATGCAAAAGAAATTCTTGAAAACAAAAATCTTGCTGGCTTAATTACTAAACTTGAAAACACAGAATTGACGGAAGAAACCGATATTAACAAAATTCCAAAGGTTATATTAAACTTCCTAAATGCAATATTAGAAGATAAACCTATAGCAAATCCATACGAAAATTGGAATCCTACTGACGTTATTCTCGACAAAAAACTACCAAGAAGAAAATTACAGTATTTTGGCAGTGGAAAAAATATAGCGTTAATGAATTATTTTAAGGGAGGAATAGGAAAATCAACCATAATTCTGATTTTTGAATTCAATGAGAAAAAAGTTACAAACTTTTGGTGTGGAAGCGTTTTAGTTGATTTAAATAATAAAGAAACTACCTTAAAATATCTCAAAGCAAATATTAATAAAGAAAGGGGTTTAAATACGAACATATTAAGTTATTGAGAGCCACGGCTGCACATAACAAAGTATTTCTATTAGCGGGGTTGAAGTTTACATCATAAAGATTTTCGCTGGTTGTTCATTTTGTTATATTTACAAAGGCCAGTTATAAAAATCCCCGCCAACAGAAATACCCAACCGTTAGCAGAAACCCATTAAAACTGTATGCAAAATCAAAACTCAGACATTTATGATAAACTCCTAAAGTTTTCGGAAACAATGTTGACTTTAGAAAAACCAATTACTGACAGTCGAATTGAAGATTTTGAAAATACTATCAAATACAAATTACCGACAGACTATAAATACTTTTTAAAAAAGCACAACGGGTTTTCCTTAAACGGAACGGAAGTTTACGGGTTAGGAAACGAATATGGAGAAAGTTCATTATCTAAAATTTATGACTTCGAACATTATCAAGTTGGGAACCCAATGCCAACTTATTTTCTTCCTTTTTCGCCGGACGGTTTTGGAAATCATTATTGTATAGATTTATCAAAGAATAATGATGATACTTGTCCTATCGTATTTTGGCAGCATGACTTCGATTATGAGAACATCACTCAAGTTGAAACATGTAATATAAATTTTACAGATTGGGTAAATGAAGTGCTGATCGAATGGACACTTGAAAGTTATAATTATGACGGAACTGAAAAATAAAATGTGCTATCTGCTAACAGTGTATTGGCAATAGTGCGGAGGAATCGCAAGTTTAACCATTTTAGATTTTCCGAAGATTAGTTAATAATAGAAAGTTTCCGCGTTAAAGCCGCACCATCGCCAATACGTAAAACGTTATGTGCAACCTTAGCAGACCGACAATCTAACATTTAACAGACAACAATGCCGACAATAGAAATAGCATCAATCAACTCAACAGGACTTGGACTAAACCAAGCCGACTTTGACGTTGCTATCATCGAAGAAAACAAACTTGAAAGTCATCGTGGATTGTTTTACGACTTACTTCGACAACAAAACGGTGTAATAGTTCACATTGGTAATCCTGACTGCAAAGACGATGAAAACGCTGGTTATTTTGCAGGAGCAATTGTTGACTGGAGTTTTGAGCCAGGCGAAATAATTATTCCTGAATATGACGAAAATGACCCGACATACAATAGTAGAGCGAACCAACAATTTAAGTTTAAGTTTTTAGGACAATTCAAACCTGACATAGACAAGTTGCTAAAAATTGCACTTGACAAATCGCCAATTAAAAAAGTGTGTTTTCTAACGGACTATCAATTTGGACCTGAAAACGGAAAGACAGAAATAATTTATACAATCACAGACTTTTGGACACAACACGACAACGAAGGACTTGGATTAAATACCTTATATGAAATGTATGGACAATAGAAAGGCAGCACATAACAGGCGTTTGGCAAAAAAGCGGGTTCAGTGCTTAAATGAAGCTTCGTGCTCCGTATCAAGTTCTGTGCTGGCAGACATTTTAGTGCTCCGAAATCCGCTTCTTCGCCAAGCGCCAAAACGTTAGGCGACATTTTACAAAACAACGCAACAAAATTGAAAATCAGTAAAAAATCACTCTATTTTAATTCTATTTTTTTTATTTCACTTATATTAATATTAGTGAATTTGAAAATCTATGAAAGAACAATTATTCAACTTGAAATAATTGGTTTTTTCTATCTGATTGGAGTTTTAATATTTTTTGTATTAATTAATAAACTCAAAAATTTAAGTCCTTGGAATAATTTCAATAATTTTATTTTTTGTATTTCTGTAATTGGAAGTTTTTTATCTTTTCTACTTTTAGGTTTGAACTACTTCTTTTCTAGTAATGAAATTAAAACTGAAAACTATAGAATTCAAGAAAAAAAGGAAGTTATGGGACCAAAATATAATCGAAGTAAAAAATCTCCGTTGGCAGTAATAAATATTAATAATTCATTTACTAAAGAAATAAAATTCGGACGAAATCAAATCGAAAACTGGCAAAAAGCAAACTTTGTAGAATTGGATTTATCAAATGGACTATTTAATTTTCAAATAATCAGAAATAAAAAGTTAAAATAAAAACGTCGCCTAACATTGTATTGGCAAAATGCGGGGGAAAGTGCAAAATTGAAAAGCAGAAAAATAATCCGCTCATGCTTTTCAATTCTGCAATTTTTTGTAAGTTAGCAGAAGTGAAAAAGCATTCGCTACGTTTGGTCGTTCTTGAACTTTTAGTTCTTCGAAATCCCGCACTTCGCCAATACATTTTCCGTTATGCGACATTTTATGAAAACCACTTACCGAACAAGATCCTACCATATTTTTATTTTATTGTTTTTTGGAATATTATTTTCTAATGCCCAAGAACACTCTAAATTCGAAAATTGTGATTTGCAACAAAAAAATTCAGACTGGTTAGATAAAATTCTAGTTGAGAAAAACAATAACTCGAAAATCGCAATGATTAAATCGAAAATTGAAAGTGACACAGTTTATATTCCTGCAATTCGCACAGAAATAAAACTTCATGATAACTCTTTGAATTTTGAAGTTAAAAATAAAAATGAAAATCTTTGTGGAATAAAGATTATGTTTGTTTTAGAATTTGGAAAACATAGAAATATAAATTTAGACTTACTTCAAAACCCTGAATATAAAATTATTGTTCAAAATATCAACAAACAAAATGTTAAGCTTTGGATTCTAAATAGAAAAGATGGATTAGCGATTTATGGAACAAGTGGAGGTTCTGGCGTTGTTTTTATTCGAACAAAAGATAAAAACCTCAAAAAAATAATAAAACAAACGCTAAAAAAAACGCCGCATAACAGTGTATTTGCAAAAAACGGGGTTGAATTTTTCCTTTGAGAATTTAGTCTTAATATCCGCAAAAATGCTTTTCATATTTCAATTTTTAGTAATTTAGAAATCTGAAAAAGCATTTTGCTCCAGGCGGTTTTCCTTTCCAATTTTAGTTTTTATTTGCCCGTTCTTCGCAAATACTTTTTCGTTACCTGCAATTTTATCCAAAAAACCGCATAAATGATTGAAATAGAAAAATTTACAGCAAAAGATTTTAAAAATTTAATTTCATGGATTAATAATGAAGAAAGATTTAATGCAGTTTGCAGGTCCTCAACTTACTTTTCCTTTAACAGATGAACAATTAGAAAAATCATTAAGAAATAAGAATGTATTTTGTTTCAAAGTTATTGACATTTCTACAGGTTTAGCAATTGGACACGCTGAAATCTTTTTGAAAGAAAATTCATTTGCTTTGGCTAGAATTTTAATCGGCGACAAAAATATGCGTGGGAAAGGTTTGGGAAAAAAAGTAGTGGAAAAA encodes the following:
- a CDS encoding SMI1/KNR4 family protein is translated as MQNQNSDIYDKLLKFSETMLTLEKPITDSRIEDFENTIKYKLPTDYKYFLKKHNGFSLNGTEVYGLGNEYGESSLSKIYDFEHYQVGNPMPTYFLPFSPDGFGNHYCIDLSKNNDDTCPIVFWQHDFDYENITQVETCNINFTDWVNEVLIEWTLESYNYDGTEK
- a CDS encoding GNAT family N-acetyltransferase yields the protein MKKDLMQFAGPQLTFPLTDEQLEKSLRNKNVFCFKVIDISTGLAIGHAEIFLKENSFALARILIGDKNMRGKGLGKKVVEKLLEFGFNNFDKNTAELNVFDWNTSAIKCYENVGFEINPDLKFERKVNDKTWIAINMRIDKNKWQKLEKIDWKKLRK